A region of Streptomyces sp. NBC_01788 DNA encodes the following proteins:
- a CDS encoding site-2 protease family protein, with protein MTGTPATGAEGGQEEPTRETQEAEGTDEPKRSAAAPQQPPTTADAPQESSATTDAAQGPSARRDVPRQPPATHEAPQESSATGDAPQPSATGDVHHGAHPERGYAHSGDPAAGRESGARAESPAPAPGDRPRETGDHDRPEPHPDRAPARSGAGQEPPRRPSEPRGGLLMGRPFGVPVYVAPSWFLVAALITWVFGGQLDRVLPELGAARYLVALFFAVAFYGSVLVHELAHTIAALRFKLPVRRIQLQFFGGVSEIEKEAETPGREFVLAFVGPLLSLILAGVFYAALRPVERGTVVGVLLAGLMISNLIVAAFNLLPGLPLDGGRMLRAVVWKITGRPMSGTVAAAWVGRALAVAVLIGLPLVTQSGALGAPAEDSVGVGTVTNALLAAILAAIIWTGAGNSLRMARLREHLPELRARALTRRAVPVETNTSLAEALRRANASGARALVVVDGHGEPLSLVRESAIVGVPEHRRPWVYASELAQELTDGMRVSAELAGEDLLDALRAAPATEYLVVENSGEIYGVLSASDVERAFVKAMARPSASA; from the coding sequence TTGACCGGCACCCCCGCCACCGGAGCGGAGGGCGGCCAGGAAGAGCCGACGAGGGAGACGCAGGAGGCAGAGGGGACGGACGAGCCGAAACGCTCCGCCGCCGCCCCCCAGCAGCCGCCCACGACCGCTGACGCCCCGCAGGAGTCGTCGGCCACCACCGACGCCGCACAGGGGCCGTCGGCCCGCCGCGACGTCCCGCGGCAGCCTCCCGCCACCCACGAGGCCCCGCAGGAGTCGTCGGCCACCGGCGACGCACCGCAGCCGTCCGCCACCGGCGACGTCCACCACGGCGCCCACCCCGAGCGCGGTTACGCCCACAGCGGTGACCCGGCCGCCGGACGTGAATCCGGCGCCCGTGCCGAGAGCCCGGCCCCCGCGCCCGGCGACCGCCCGCGCGAGACCGGCGACCACGACCGCCCCGAGCCCCACCCCGACCGCGCTCCGGCCCGTTCCGGGGCCGGGCAGGAGCCGCCGCGGCGCCCCAGCGAGCCCAGAGGCGGGCTCCTCATGGGGCGGCCCTTCGGCGTGCCCGTCTACGTGGCGCCCAGCTGGTTCCTCGTGGCCGCGCTCATCACCTGGGTGTTCGGCGGGCAGCTCGACCGGGTGCTGCCCGAGCTCGGCGCCGCCCGCTACCTCGTAGCCCTCTTCTTCGCGGTCGCCTTCTACGGCTCCGTCCTCGTCCACGAACTCGCCCACACCATCGCCGCCCTCCGCTTCAAGCTCCCGGTCCGCCGCATCCAGCTCCAGTTCTTCGGCGGCGTCTCCGAGATCGAGAAGGAGGCCGAGACCCCCGGGCGCGAGTTCGTCCTCGCCTTCGTCGGCCCGCTGCTCTCGCTGATCCTCGCCGGTGTCTTCTACGCCGCCCTGCGGCCCGTCGAACGCGGCACGGTCGTCGGCGTCCTGCTGGCCGGACTGATGATCTCCAACCTCATCGTCGCCGCCTTCAACCTGCTGCCCGGACTGCCCCTCGACGGCGGACGCATGCTGCGCGCCGTCGTCTGGAAGATCACCGGCAGACCGATGAGCGGCACCGTCGCCGCCGCCTGGGTCGGCCGCGCGCTCGCCGTCGCCGTGCTGATCGGGCTGCCCCTGGTCACCCAGTCCGGCGCCCTCGGCGCCCCGGCCGAGGACAGCGTCGGCGTGGGCACCGTCACCAACGCCCTGCTCGCCGCCATCCTGGCTGCGATCATCTGGACCGGCGCCGGCAACAGCCTGCGCATGGCCCGGCTGCGCGAACACCTCCCCGAGCTGCGCGCCCGCGCCCTCACCCGCCGCGCCGTCCCGGTCGAGACCAACACCTCCCTGGCCGAGGCCCTGCGCCGCGCCAACGCGTCCGGCGCCCGCGCCCTGGTCGTCGTCGACGGCCACGGCGAGCCGCTCTCCCTCGTCCGCGAGTCCGCCATCGTCGGCGTACCCGAGCACCGCCGCCCCTGGGTCTACGCCAGCGAACTCGCCCAGGAGCTCACCGACGGCATGCGCGTCTCCGCCGAACTCGCCGGCGAGGACCTCCTGGACGCGCTGCGCGCCGCCCCGGCCACCGAGTACCTCGTGGTGGAGAACAGCGGCGAGATCTACGGTGTGCTGTCCGCGTCCGACGTGGAGCGCGCCTTCGTCAAGGCCATGGCCCGCCCGTCGGCCTCCGCGTAG
- a CDS encoding RecB family exonuclease — METSTEGEPGTPHNAVGPAPSRNNAPGAAEARPAAPAPAVPAQAPAADLVTADSGGTEARTTAAGHPVAGGAAADSVPGGDEPAAARGHGTDATSSGRAVVPPRSLSPSRAGDFMQCPLLYRFRVIDRLPEKPSEAATRGTLVHAVLERLFDAPAVERTAPRAKALVPGQWQRLREARPELVGLFADDADGERLARWLAEAERLVERWFTLEDPTRLEPAERELFVEAELDSGLTLRGIIDRVDVAPTGEVRIVDYKTGKAPRPEYAEGALFQMKFYALVVWRLKKVIPRRLQLVYLGSGDVLTYDPVPADLERVERKLLALWEAIRLATETGDWRPRPTKLCGWCDHRAHCPEFGGTPPPYPLPVRAEESGSTAQGRMGPD, encoded by the coding sequence ATGGAGACGAGCACGGAGGGCGAGCCCGGCACCCCGCACAACGCCGTCGGACCGGCCCCCTCACGCAACAACGCGCCAGGGGCCGCAGAGGCGCGCCCGGCCGCACCGGCCCCGGCGGTCCCCGCGCAGGCGCCCGCCGCCGATCTCGTAACCGCGGACAGCGGTGGAACAGAGGCGCGCACGACAGCCGCCGGCCACCCCGTCGCCGGCGGCGCGGCGGCGGACTCGGTGCCGGGCGGGGACGAGCCGGCCGCGGCGCGTGGACACGGGACGGACGCGACGTCGAGCGGGCGGGCTGTCGTGCCGCCCAGGTCCTTGTCTCCCTCTCGGGCCGGGGACTTCATGCAGTGTCCCCTGCTGTACCGGTTCCGGGTGATCGACCGGTTGCCGGAGAAACCGAGTGAGGCGGCGACGAGGGGCACGCTGGTGCACGCCGTGCTGGAGCGGCTCTTCGACGCGCCCGCCGTGGAGCGGACCGCGCCGCGGGCCAAGGCGCTGGTCCCGGGCCAGTGGCAGCGGCTGCGCGAGGCGCGGCCCGAGCTGGTGGGGCTGTTCGCCGACGACGCCGACGGCGAGCGGCTGGCCCGCTGGCTGGCGGAGGCGGAGCGGCTGGTGGAGCGCTGGTTCACGCTGGAGGACCCGACCCGTCTCGAACCGGCCGAGCGGGAGCTGTTCGTCGAGGCGGAGCTGGACTCGGGGCTGACCCTGCGCGGCATCATCGACCGGGTGGACGTGGCGCCCACGGGCGAGGTGCGGATCGTCGACTACAAGACGGGCAAGGCGCCCCGCCCCGAGTACGCCGAGGGCGCGCTGTTCCAGATGAAGTTCTACGCCCTGGTGGTGTGGCGGCTGAAGAAGGTCATCCCGCGGCGGCTGCAACTGGTGTACCTGGGCAGCGGCGACGTACTGACCTACGACCCGGTCCCCGCCGACCTGGAGCGGGTGGAGCGCAAGCTGCTGGCGCTGTGGGAGGCGATCCGGCTGGCCACCGAGACCGGCGACTGGCGGCCGCGCCCCACCAAGCTGTGCGGCTGGTGCGACCACCGGGCCCACTGCCCGGAGTTCGGCGGCACTCCCCCGCCCTATCCGCTGCCGGTGAGGGCGGAGGAATCCGGCAGCACGGCGCAGGGCAGAATGGGGCCGGACTAG
- a CDS encoding response regulator transcription factor gives MAIRVLLVDDQPLLRTGFRMILEAEQDIAVVGEAGDGLQALDQVRALQPDVVLMDIRMPRMDGVEATRQITGPERNGPAKVLVLTTFDLDEYVVEALRAGASGFLLKDAPADELVQAIRVVAAGEAMLAPSITRRLLDKYATHLPSGEEQVPDTLHTLTDREVEVLKLVARGLSNAEIAADLFVSETTVKTHVGHVLTKLGLRDRVQAAVYAYESGLVRPGAQ, from the coding sequence GTGGCCATCCGAGTCCTATTGGTCGACGACCAGCCGCTGCTGCGCACCGGGTTCCGGATGATCCTGGAGGCCGAGCAGGACATCGCGGTCGTGGGCGAGGCCGGAGACGGCCTGCAGGCCCTGGACCAGGTGCGGGCCCTTCAGCCCGATGTGGTGCTGATGGACATCCGCATGCCGCGGATGGACGGCGTGGAGGCGACCCGGCAGATCACAGGACCGGAGCGGAACGGTCCGGCGAAGGTTCTGGTGCTGACCACCTTCGACCTAGACGAGTACGTGGTGGAGGCGCTGCGCGCCGGTGCGAGCGGCTTCCTGCTCAAGGACGCGCCGGCCGACGAGCTGGTGCAGGCGATCCGGGTGGTCGCGGCCGGCGAGGCGATGCTGGCGCCGAGCATCACACGCCGGCTGCTGGACAAGTACGCCACGCACCTGCCCTCCGGCGAGGAGCAGGTGCCGGACACGCTGCACACCCTCACCGACCGTGAGGTGGAGGTGCTGAAGCTGGTGGCGCGCGGCCTGTCCAACGCCGAGATCGCCGCCGATCTGTTCGTCAGCGAGACGACGGTCAAGACGCATGTCGGGCACGTACTGACGAAGCTGGGGCTGCGTGACCGCGTGCAGGCCGCGGTGTACGCGTACGAGAGCGGACTGGTACGCCCCGGCGCGCAGTAG
- a CDS encoding ABC transporter substrate-binding protein, translating into MNRKTLVLPAVVGLLAPVLAACGGSDSGGKSGDAIVVGTTDRFTADEEAPAPIDPAYAYDVGTWNILRQTVQTLMVQPKGDGDPVPEAAEKCGFTDSGNERYACTLREGLKFSSGEPITAADVKFSIDRAISINADSGVSGLLSTVDTVETQGDREVIFHLNTADAIFPYKLSTPVAGIVNPKDYDKSKLRDGFAVDGSGPYTMKANVKSGEMVDAVFTKNPNYQGTLKLNNDKVQIRSFPDADAMGAALDKGDIDVMTRSMSPEQIRTLSAANKDSKVGIVETAGLEIRYLAFNTDAATVKTKAVREAMAQVINRSELVSEVYGTQAEPLYSMVPATITGHSNSFFNRYGDPNVTKARSLLEKAGVTTPVKLTMHYTTDHYGPATKKEFEILRQQLNNSGLFDVDIQGTPWDTFRPAEKKGQYDVFGMGWFPDFPDADNYLAPFLDKGNTLNIPYANSDIRNTLIPQSRRQADRLSASTSLTTIQDLVASDVPLIPLWQGKQYVASRDNITGTAYALNSSATLQLWELGRGVSG; encoded by the coding sequence ATGAACCGCAAGACTTTGGTGCTGCCGGCCGTGGTCGGTCTGCTCGCGCCGGTACTCGCCGCGTGCGGCGGTTCCGACAGCGGCGGCAAGAGCGGCGACGCGATCGTCGTCGGCACCACGGACCGGTTCACCGCTGACGAGGAGGCCCCGGCGCCCATCGATCCGGCGTACGCCTACGACGTCGGCACCTGGAACATCCTGCGCCAGACCGTGCAGACGCTGATGGTCCAGCCCAAGGGCGACGGCGACCCCGTTCCCGAGGCGGCCGAGAAGTGCGGCTTCACGGACAGCGGCAACGAGCGCTACGCCTGCACGCTGCGCGAGGGCCTGAAGTTCTCGAGCGGCGAGCCCATCACCGCGGCCGACGTGAAGTTCTCCATCGACCGCGCCATCTCCATCAACGCCGACAGCGGTGTGTCCGGACTGCTGTCCACCGTGGACACCGTGGAGACCCAGGGCGACCGTGAGGTCATCTTCCACCTCAACACGGCCGACGCCATCTTCCCGTACAAGTTGTCGACGCCCGTCGCGGGCATCGTCAACCCCAAGGACTACGACAAGAGCAAGCTCCGCGACGGCTTCGCCGTGGACGGCTCCGGTCCGTACACCATGAAGGCCAACGTCAAGAGCGGCGAGATGGTCGACGCGGTCTTCACCAAGAACCCCAATTACCAGGGGACGTTGAAGCTCAACAACGACAAGGTGCAGATCCGCTCCTTCCCGGACGCCGACGCGATGGGCGCCGCTCTGGACAAGGGCGACATCGACGTCATGACCCGCTCCATGTCGCCCGAGCAGATCCGCACGCTGTCGGCCGCCAACAAGGACAGCAAGGTCGGCATCGTCGAGACGGCCGGCCTTGAGATCCGCTACCTGGCCTTCAACACCGACGCCGCGACGGTGAAGACCAAGGCCGTGCGTGAGGCCATGGCCCAGGTCATCAACCGCAGCGAACTCGTCTCCGAGGTCTACGGCACCCAGGCCGAGCCGCTGTACTCGATGGTCCCGGCCACCATCACTGGCCACTCCAACTCCTTCTTCAACCGGTACGGCGACCCGAACGTGACCAAGGCCCGGTCGCTGCTGGAGAAGGCCGGAGTCACCACCCCGGTGAAGCTGACGATGCACTACACGACGGACCACTACGGCCCGGCCACCAAGAAGGAATTCGAGATCCTTCGTCAGCAGCTCAACAACAGCGGCCTGTTCGACGTCGACATCCAGGGCACCCCCTGGGACACCTTCCGCCCGGCGGAGAAGAAGGGCCAGTACGACGTCTTCGGCATGGGTTGGTTCCCGGACTTCCCGGACGCCGACAACTACCTGGCGCCGTTCCTCGACAAGGGCAACACCCTCAACATTCCGTACGCCAACAGCGACATCCGCAACACCCTGATCCCGCAGTCCCGTCGCCAGGCCGACCGGCTCTCCGCGTCCACCAGCCTGACGACCATTCAGGACCTCGTCGCCAGCGACGTCCCGCTGATCCCGCTGTGGCAGGGCAAGCAGTACGTCGCCTCCCGCGACAACATCACGGGCACCGCGTACGCCCTCAACTCCTCGGCGACGCTCCAGCTGTGGGAGCTCGGTCGCGGTGTGAGCGGCTGA
- a CDS encoding HAD family hydrolase — MTSTVPALGTRMAEGSALQAVLLDMDGTLVDTEGFWWDVEVEVFAALGHTLDESWRHVVVGGPMTRSAGFLIEATGASIPLAEITTLLNQGFEARIDGALPLMPGAARLLAELSEQRIPTALVSASHRRIIDRVLTTLGPQHFALSVAGDEVLRTKPHPDPYLLAAAGLGADPARCAVIEDTATGVAAAEAAGCRVVAVPSVAPIPPAFRRTVVPSLEDVDLSFLRGLMTEMR; from the coding sequence ATGACCAGCACGGTACCGGCGCTCGGAACCCGTATGGCCGAAGGCTCGGCCCTGCAGGCCGTGCTCCTGGACATGGACGGAACCCTGGTGGACACCGAGGGCTTCTGGTGGGACGTCGAGGTGGAGGTATTCGCCGCCCTCGGACACACGCTCGACGAGTCCTGGAGACATGTCGTCGTCGGCGGCCCCATGACCCGCAGCGCGGGCTTCCTCATCGAGGCCACCGGCGCCTCCATCCCCCTCGCCGAGATCACCACCCTGCTCAACCAGGGCTTCGAGGCCCGTATCGACGGCGCGCTGCCCCTGATGCCGGGCGCCGCACGGCTGCTGGCCGAACTGTCCGAGCAGCGGATCCCGACCGCCCTGGTCTCCGCCTCGCACCGCCGCATCATCGACCGCGTCCTGACCACGCTCGGCCCCCAGCACTTCGCCCTCTCCGTGGCGGGCGACGAGGTCCTGCGCACCAAGCCGCACCCCGACCCCTACCTGCTGGCCGCCGCCGGACTCGGCGCGGACCCGGCCCGGTGCGCCGTCATCGAGGACACCGCCACCGGCGTCGCCGCCGCGGAAGCCGCAGGCTGCCGGGTCGTCGCCGTCCCCTCGGTCGCCCCCATCCCCCCGGCCTTCCGGCGGACCGTCGTCCCCAGCCTCGAGGACGTGGACCTGTCATTTCTGCGTGGCCTGATGACAGAAATGCGCTAA
- the metH gene encoding methionine synthase, whose translation MAALPPTPSADSRTRASALREALATRVVVADGAMGTMLQAQDPSMEDFQQLEGCNEVLNVTRPDIVRSVHSAYFEVGVDCVETNTFGANLTALGEYDIPERVAELSEAGARIAREAADACTAVDGRPRWVLGSMGPGTKLPTLGHTTFAAIRDAYRQNAEGLLAGGADALLVETTQDLLQTKASVIAARRAMETAGYEVPLIVSVTVETTGTMLLGSEIGAALTALEPLGVDMIGLNCATGPAEMSEHLRYLSRHSRIPLSCMPNAGLPVLTKDGAHYPLTAPELADAQGHFVRDYGLSLVGGCCGTTPEHLRQVVERVRDLSPVERSPRPEPGAASLYQTVTFRQDTSYLAIGERTNANGSKKFREAMLEGRWDDCVELARDQIREGAHMLDLCVDYVGRDGVADMRELAGRFATASTLPIVLDSTEVDVIRAGLEQLGGRAVINSVNYEDGDGPESRFARVTALAREHGAALIALTIDEEGQARTAEKKVEIAERLIEDLTGNWGIREEDILVDCLTFTICTGQEESRGDGVATIEGIRELKRRHPDVQTTLGLSNISFGLNPAARILLNSVFLDECVKAGLDSAIVHASKILPIARFDEEQVTTALDLIHDRRREGYDPLQKLMQLFEGATAKSLKAGKAEELAALPLEERLKRRIIDGEKNGLERDLDEALSTRKALDIVNDTLLDGMKVVGELFGSGQMQLPFVLQSAEVMKTAVAHLEPHMEKTDEAGKGTIVLATVRGDVHDIGKNLVDIILSNNGYNVVNLGIKQPVSAILEAAEEHRADVIGMSGLLVKSTVIMKENLEELNARGLATGYPVILGGAALTRAYVEQDLYELYDGEVRYARDAFEGLRLMDALIGVKRGVPGAKLPELRQRRVRTATAQAVEEQRPEEGHVRSDVATDNPVPEPPFRGTRVIKGIQLKEYASWLDEGALFKGQWGLKQARTGAGPTYEELVETEGRPRLRGLLERLQTDSLLEAAVVYGYFPCVSKDDDLIILDERGNERTRFTFPRQRRGRRLCLADFFRPEESGEQDVVGFQVVTVGSRIGEETARLFAADSYRDYLELHGLSVQLAEALAEYWHARVRAELGFGGEDPADMEDMFALKYRGARFSLGYGACPDLEDRAKIADLLRPERIGVHLSEEFQLHPEQSTDAIVIHHPEAKYFNAR comes from the coding sequence ATGGCCGCGTTGCCGCCGACCCCTTCCGCCGACAGCCGGACCCGCGCGTCCGCCCTGCGTGAGGCACTCGCCACCCGTGTGGTGGTCGCCGACGGAGCGATGGGCACCATGCTCCAGGCCCAGGACCCCTCGATGGAGGACTTCCAGCAGTTGGAGGGCTGCAACGAGGTCCTGAACGTCACCCGCCCCGACATCGTCCGTTCGGTCCACTCCGCCTACTTCGAGGTCGGCGTGGACTGCGTGGAGACCAACACGTTCGGGGCCAACCTGACCGCCCTGGGCGAGTACGACATCCCCGAGCGGGTCGCCGAGCTGTCCGAGGCGGGTGCCCGTATCGCCCGCGAGGCGGCGGACGCGTGCACCGCCGTGGACGGCCGCCCGCGCTGGGTGCTGGGTTCCATGGGCCCGGGCACGAAGCTGCCGACACTGGGCCACACCACCTTCGCCGCCATCCGCGACGCCTACCGGCAGAACGCCGAGGGTCTGCTCGCCGGGGGCGCGGACGCGCTGCTCGTGGAGACCACCCAGGACCTGCTCCAGACCAAGGCCTCCGTCATCGCGGCCCGCCGCGCGATGGAGACCGCCGGGTACGAGGTCCCGCTGATCGTGTCGGTCACGGTGGAGACGACCGGCACCATGCTGCTGGGCTCGGAGATCGGCGCCGCGCTGACGGCGCTGGAACCGCTGGGCGTCGACATGATCGGCCTGAACTGCGCGACCGGCCCCGCCGAGATGAGTGAGCACCTGCGCTACCTGTCCCGGCACTCGCGCATCCCGCTGTCGTGCATGCCGAACGCCGGCCTCCCCGTACTCACCAAGGACGGCGCGCACTACCCGCTGACGGCGCCGGAACTGGCCGACGCGCAGGGGCACTTCGTGCGCGACTACGGACTGTCCCTGGTCGGCGGCTGCTGCGGCACCACACCGGAGCACCTGCGCCAGGTGGTCGAGCGGGTGCGTGACCTGTCCCCGGTCGAGCGCAGCCCGCGTCCGGAGCCGGGCGCGGCCTCCCTGTACCAGACGGTGACCTTCCGGCAGGACACCTCATACCTGGCGATCGGCGAGCGGACGAACGCCAACGGTTCGAAGAAGTTCCGCGAGGCCATGCTCGAGGGCCGCTGGGACGACTGCGTGGAGCTGGCCCGCGACCAGATCCGCGAGGGCGCGCACATGCTGGACCTGTGCGTGGACTACGTCGGCCGGGACGGGGTCGCGGACATGCGCGAGCTGGCGGGCCGGTTCGCCACGGCCTCGACGCTGCCGATCGTGCTGGACTCCACCGAGGTGGACGTGATCCGGGCCGGGCTGGAGCAGCTCGGCGGCCGCGCGGTGATCAACTCGGTGAACTACGAGGACGGCGACGGGCCCGAGTCGCGGTTCGCGCGGGTGACGGCCCTGGCGCGGGAGCACGGGGCGGCGCTGATCGCGCTGACCATCGACGAGGAGGGCCAGGCCCGCACCGCCGAGAAGAAGGTGGAGATCGCCGAGCGGCTGATCGAGGACCTGACCGGCAACTGGGGCATCCGGGAGGAGGACATCCTCGTCGACTGCCTGACCTTCACCATCTGCACCGGCCAGGAGGAGTCCCGGGGCGACGGTGTGGCCACCATCGAGGGCATCAGGGAGCTGAAGCGGCGGCACCCGGACGTGCAGACCACGCTGGGCCTCTCGAACATCTCCTTCGGCCTGAACCCGGCCGCGCGGATCCTGCTGAACAGCGTGTTCCTGGACGAGTGCGTCAAGGCGGGCCTGGACTCGGCGATCGTGCACGCGAGCAAGATCCTGCCGATCGCCCGCTTCGACGAGGAGCAGGTCACCACCGCGCTCGACCTGATCCACGACCGACGCCGCGAGGGCTACGACCCGCTGCAGAAGCTCATGCAGCTCTTCGAGGGCGCCACGGCGAAGTCGCTGAAGGCGGGCAAGGCCGAGGAGCTGGCCGCGCTGCCGCTGGAGGAGCGGCTCAAGCGGCGGATCATCGACGGTGAGAAGAACGGCCTGGAGCGGGACCTCGACGAGGCCCTGAGCACGCGCAAGGCCCTGGACATCGTCAACGACACCCTGCTGGACGGCATGAAGGTGGTCGGTGAGCTGTTCGGCTCCGGCCAGATGCAGCTGCCGTTCGTGCTCCAGTCGGCCGAGGTGATGAAGACCGCGGTCGCCCACCTGGAGCCGCACATGGAGAAGACCGACGAGGCGGGCAAGGGCACGATCGTGCTGGCGACCGTACGCGGCGATGTGCACGACATCGGCAAGAACCTCGTCGACATCATCCTGTCCAACAACGGCTACAACGTGGTCAACCTGGGCATCAAGCAGCCCGTCTCGGCGATCCTGGAGGCCGCCGAGGAGCACAGGGCCGACGTGATCGGCATGTCCGGGCTGCTGGTGAAGTCCACGGTGATCATGAAGGAGAACCTGGAGGAGCTGAACGCCCGCGGCCTGGCGACCGGCTACCCGGTCATCCTCGGCGGCGCCGCTCTGACCCGCGCCTACGTCGAGCAGGACCTGTACGAGCTGTACGACGGGGAGGTCCGCTACGCCCGTGACGCGTTCGAGGGCCTGCGCCTGATGGACGCCCTGATCGGGGTCAAGCGGGGCGTGCCCGGCGCGAAGCTGCCCGAACTCAGGCAGCGGCGGGTGCGGACCGCCACAGCCCAGGCCGTGGAGGAGCAGCGCCCGGAGGAGGGGCACGTCCGCTCCGACGTGGCCACCGACAACCCGGTCCCCGAGCCGCCGTTCCGCGGTACCCGGGTGATCAAGGGCATCCAGCTCAAGGAGTACGCGTCCTGGCTGGACGAGGGCGCCCTGTTCAAGGGCCAGTGGGGGCTGAAGCAGGCCCGCACCGGCGCCGGGCCCACCTACGAGGAACTCGTCGAGACCGAGGGCCGGCCCCGGCTGCGCGGCCTGCTGGAGCGGCTCCAGACGGACAGCCTGCTGGAGGCCGCGGTGGTCTACGGCTACTTCCCCTGCGTGTCCAAGGACGACGATCTGATCATCCTGGACGAGCGGGGCAACGAGCGCACCCGCTTCACCTTCCCCCGCCAGCGGCGCGGCCGCCGGCTGTGCCTGGCGGACTTCTTCCGCCCGGAGGAGTCGGGGGAGCAGGACGTGGTCGGCTTCCAGGTGGTCACCGTCGGCTCCCGGATCGGCGAGGAGACCGCGCGGCTGTTCGCCGCCGACTCCTACCGCGACTACCTGGAGCTGCACGGGCTGTCCGTGCAGCTGGCCGAGGCGCTCGCCGAGTACTGGCACGCCCGCGTGCGTGCCGAGCTGGGCTTCGGCGGTGAGGACCCGGCCGACATGGAGGACATGTTCGCCCTGAAGTACCGGGGCGCCCGCTTCTCCCTCGGCTACGGAGCCTGCCCCGATCTGGAGGACCGCGCCAAGATCGCCGATCTCCTGCGTCCCGAACGCATCGGCGTCCACCTCTCCGAGGAGTTCCAGCTCCACCCCGAGCAGTCCACCGACGCCATCGTCATCCACCACCCGGAAGCCAAGTACTTCAACGCCCGCTGA
- a CDS encoding IclR family transcriptional regulator yields the protein MARNIQSLERAAAMLRLLAGGERRLGLSDIASSLGLAKGTAHGILRTLQHEGFVEQDEASGRYQLGAELLRLGTTYLDVHELRARALVWTDDLARSSGESVYLGVLHQHGVLIVHHVFRPDDSRQVLEIGAMQPLHCTALGKVLAAYDPVAHSEAVEADRKAFTDRTVCGIDGFEHILDVTRARGYAADVEETWEGVASIAAPIHDRRRMPVGAVGITGAVERVCRDGELRHDLVAAVRDCARAVSRDLGAGRF from the coding sequence ATGGCACGGAACATCCAGTCGCTCGAGCGGGCGGCCGCGATGCTGCGGTTGCTGGCGGGCGGTGAGCGGCGGCTGGGCCTGTCGGACATCGCCTCCTCACTGGGCCTCGCGAAGGGCACCGCCCACGGCATCCTGCGCACCCTCCAGCACGAGGGCTTCGTCGAACAGGACGAGGCCTCCGGGCGCTACCAGCTCGGCGCGGAGCTGCTGCGCCTGGGCACCACCTATCTCGACGTGCACGAACTGCGGGCGCGTGCCCTGGTGTGGACGGACGATCTGGCCCGGTCCAGCGGGGAGAGCGTCTACCTGGGAGTGCTCCACCAGCACGGCGTGCTGATCGTGCACCACGTCTTCCGCCCGGACGACAGCCGGCAGGTGCTGGAGATCGGCGCGATGCAGCCGCTGCACTGCACGGCTCTGGGCAAGGTGCTGGCGGCGTACGACCCGGTGGCGCACAGCGAGGCGGTCGAGGCCGACCGCAAGGCGTTCACGGACCGGACCGTGTGCGGGATCGACGGCTTCGAGCACATCCTCGACGTCACGCGCGCGCGTGGGTACGCCGCCGACGTGGAGGAGACCTGGGAGGGCGTCGCCTCCATCGCCGCCCCCATCCACGACCGGCGGCGCATGCCGGTCGGCGCGGTCGGCATCACCGGCGCCGTGGAGCGCGTCTGCCGTGACGGCGAACTGCGCCACGACCTGGTGGCAGCGGTACGCGACTGCGCCCGCGCGGTCTCCCGGGACCTGGGCGCGGGCCGCTTCTGA
- a CDS encoding MIP/aquaporin family protein, with translation MSSSDIFIGETIGTAVLILLGGGVCAAVTLKGSKARNTGWLAIAFGWGFAVMTAVYISGPLSGAHLNPAVTVALAIKNSDWTDVPTYLGGQMLGAVIGAALVWVAYYGQFHAHLTDREIVGGPGAQTTAAKAVEAQEKGAGPVLGIFSTGPEIRHAVQNLATEIVGTVVLILAVLTQGLNDQGNGLGVLGGLITALVVVSIGLSLGGPTGYAINPARDLGPRIVHALLPLPNKGGSDWGYAWIPVVGPLIGGAVGAGIYNAAFA, from the coding sequence GTGTCCAGCTCCGACATCTTCATCGGCGAGACCATCGGTACCGCCGTACTCATCCTGCTCGGCGGCGGCGTCTGCGCCGCGGTGACGCTGAAGGGCTCCAAGGCCCGCAACACCGGCTGGCTCGCCATCGCCTTCGGGTGGGGGTTCGCCGTGATGACGGCCGTGTACATCTCGGGCCCGCTCTCCGGCGCCCACCTCAACCCGGCCGTGACCGTCGCCCTGGCCATCAAGAACAGCGACTGGACGGACGTTCCGACCTATCTCGGCGGCCAGATGCTCGGCGCCGTGATCGGCGCGGCCCTGGTCTGGGTCGCCTACTACGGTCAGTTCCACGCCCACCTCACCGACCGGGAGATCGTCGGCGGCCCCGGCGCCCAGACCACCGCCGCCAAGGCGGTCGAGGCCCAGGAGAAGGGCGCGGGCCCCGTCCTCGGCATCTTCTCCACCGGCCCCGAGATCCGGCACGCCGTGCAGAACCTCGCCACGGAGATCGTCGGCACCGTCGTGCTGATCCTCGCCGTCCTCACCCAGGGCCTGAACGACCAGGGCAACGGCCTCGGCGTCCTCGGCGGTCTGATCACCGCCCTCGTCGTCGTCTCCATCGGCCTCTCCCTCGGCGGTCCCACGGGCTACGCCATCAACCCGGCCCGCGACCTCGGCCCGCGCATCGTCCACGCCCTGCTGCCCCTGCCCAACAAGGGCGGCTCCGACTGGGGCTACGCCTGGATCCCGGTGGTCGGCCCGCTCATCGGCGGCGCCGTCGGCGCGGGCATCTACAACGCCGCCTTCGCCTGA